One Aphidius gifuensis isolate YNYX2018 linkage group LG5, ASM1490517v1, whole genome shotgun sequence genomic region harbors:
- the LOC122857767 gene encoding protein CLEC16A homolog isoform X2 — MPKSWFGGGLWKPKNPHSLEQLKYLYNVLSKNQNVSDNNRGLLVETLRSIAEILIWGDQNDSSVFDFFLEKNMLSFFLRIMKQKCGSYVCVQLLQTLNILFENIRNETSLYYLLSNNHVNSIIVHKFDFSDEEVMAYYISFLKTLSLKLNAHTIHFFYNEVNKHTNDFPLYTEAIKFFNHSEGMVRIAVRTLTLNVYKVEDVSMLAFIRDKTAAPYFSNLVWFIGNHILELDTCVRNDADHQSQNRLSDLVAEHLDHLHYLNDILCLNIDDLNQVLSEHLLHKLLVPLYVYSLTKSTNQISQTNDERKHVSVVLSLFLLSQVFLILSHVPLVRTLATIILKSDIKLIENGANKILEKYNQIGFLPPKESLEKSLEILSVNCEIKNTLTTDELQLPSTSIQGQDNLQLSNTPSDDLSTTSSDNEIDYNNKIVIKQLNVTDEEKEKRLALEIPIINKNHEKDDEEEEEEDDKVDDKDDDKNNDDNITTINNHPFLDTILNSLNCYENDYATLFSLCLLYALTSNTSIDTNTLDCLLKHNNNDNYYHDKLVEKLINIISSSCSNNSKIRLVTLEMSLKLLIKIIICDNKSILCDEHYAAIEGAKEQSTALLRNFYKSEDIFLDMFEDEYIESKKKPLNVEWLMMDSNILLPPTGTPMTGIEFSKRLPCGEVERARRAIRVFFLIRELSLILSNDNETQLPLTKPINCVQINNVLDLNNSDLIACTVLWKDGQKLRRFLVIDVIQLILVEPDTRKLGWGVAKLVGFLQDIEVAGDKDDSRCLHLTIHKPLSCSATNRLPLLSAKFIFDDHIRCMAAKQRLTKGRIKARQKKMSQIARLLDIPTNLPSCSTPPNYALLGLRSERTAGRGTRLKDQQRSMFTVNKVPGFAAQMRRDGQVKTNKRIVDANSPSPRSQENITRSRDNSPKNPRPRSEEIPLEDMKIRKSSLGLNSTASSSQQSVASDVPDDSSSTRNITINNESSIVLKKKSEETSFTSPQTSTQIISKPRRKGQVETV; from the exons atGCCCAA AAGTTGGTTTGGTGGTGGGTTATGGAAGCCAAAAAATCCACATTCACTGGAGCAGTTGAAATATCTTTATAATGTTTTAtcgaaaaatcaaaatgtatCTGATAATAACAGAGGTTTATTAGTCGAAACATTAAGATCAATTGCTGAGATTTTAATTTGGGGTGATCAAAATGACAGCAGTGTTTTTGA tttttttttggaaaaaaatatgctgtcattttttttaagaattatgaAACAAAAATGTGGAAGTTATGTTTGTGTTCAATTGCTTCAAACACTCAATATATTATTCGAAAATATTAGAAATGAAACATCACTGT ATTATCTACTGAGTAACAATCATGTCAACAGTATAATTGTTCACAAATTTGATTTTAGTGATGAAGAAGTTATGGCATattatattagttttttaaaaacattaagtttaaaattaaatgcacaTACAATTCACTTTTTCTATAACGAGGTAAACAAG catACAAATGATTTTCCTCTCTACACTGAagctataaaattttttaatcattctgAAGGAATGGTAAGAATAGCAGTTAGAACATTGACTTTGAACGTTTATAAAGTTGAAGATGTATCAATGCTTGCATTTATTAGAGATAAAACAGCAGCACCATATTTTAGTAATTTAGTATGGTTTATTGGTAATCATATACTTGAATTAGATACATGTGTACGTAATGATGCTGATCATCAAAGTCAAAATAGACTATCTGATTTAGTTGCTGAACATCTTGATCATttgcattatttaaatgatattttatgtttaaatattgatgatttaaatcaaGTATTATCTGAACATTTATTACACAAATTACTTGTACCACTTTATGTATATTCattaacaaaatcaacaaatcaAATAAGCCAAACAAATGATGAAAGAAAACATGTTAGTgttgtattatcattatttttattatcacaagtatttttaattttatcacatGTACCACTTGTACGTACACTTgctacaataatattaaaatctgatattaaattaattgaaaatggtgctaataaaatacttgaaaaatataatcaaattgGATTTTTACCACCAAAAGAAAGTTTAGAAAAATCATTAGAAATTTTAAGTGTtaattgtgaaataaaaaatacattaacaaCTGATGAATTACAAttaccatcaacatcaatacAAGGACaagataatttacaattatcaaatacaccaagtgatgatttatcaacaacatcatctgACAATGagattgattataataataaaattgttattaaacaattaaatgtaactgatgaagaaaaagaaaaaagattagCACTTGAAAtaccaataattaataaaaatcatgaaaaagatgatgaagaagaagaagaagaagatgataaagttgatgataaagatgatgataaaaataatgatgacaatataacaacaataaataatcatccaTTTCTtgatacaatattaaattcattaaattgttATGAAAATGATTATGCAACTCTATTttcattatgtttattatatgcATTAACAAGTAACACAAGTATTGATACAAATACACTTGACTgtttattaaaacataataataatgataattattatcatgataaacttgttgaaaaattaataaatataatatcatcaagttgtagtaataattcaaaaatacgTCTTGTAACACTTGAAATGAGTTTAAagctattaattaaaataataatatgtgataataaaagtatattatgTGATGAACATTATGCTGCAATTGAAGGTGCTAAAGAACAAAGTACAGCattattaagaaatttttataaaagtgaAGATATATTTCTTGATATGTTTGAGGATGAATAtattgaatcaaaaaaaaaaccattaaatgTTGAATGGTTAATGATGGatagtaatatattattaccaCCAACTGGTACACCAATGACTGGTATTGAATTTAGTAAACGTTTACCATGTGGTGAAGTTGAAAGAGCAAGACGTGCTAttcgagtattttttttaatacgtgaattatcattaatacttagtaatgataatgaaacaCAATTACCATTAACAAAACCAATTAATTGtgtacaaattaataatgtacttgatttaaataatagtgaTTTAATAGCATGTACTGTATTATGGAAAGATGGACAAAAATTACGTAGATTTTTAGTTATTGATGTTATACAATTGATACTTGTTGAGCCAGATACAAGAAAACTTGGTTGGGGTGTTGCTAAATTAGTTGGTTTTTTACAAGATATTGAAGTTGCTGGTGATAAAGATGATTCAAGATGTTTACATTTAACTATTCATAAACCATTGAGTTGTAGTGCAACAAATAGACTGCCATTATTATCtgctaaatttatatttgatgatcaTATTAGATGTATGGCTGCAAAACAAAG attaacCAAAGGACGAATTAAagcaagacaaaaaaaaatgagtcaaATTGCACGACTTCTTGATATTCCAACAAATCTTCCAAGTTGTTCAACACCGCCAAATTATGCTCTTCTAGGTCTTCGTTCTGAAC gaaCAGCTGGAAGAGGTACCCGATTAAAAGATCAACAACGTTCAATGTTTACTGTTAATAAAGTACCTGGTTTTGCAGCACAAATGAGAAGAGACGGTCaagttaaaacaaataaacgtATTGTTGATGCAAATTCACCTAGTCCAAGAAGTCAAGAAAATATAACAAGATCACGTGATAATTCACCTAAAAATCCTAGACCAAGAAGTGAAGAAATACCACTTGAAGATATGAAAATACGTAAATCTTCATTAGGATTAAATAGTACAGCATCATCTTCACAACAATCTGTTGCATCTGATGTACCAGATGATAGCTCATCAACTcgaaatattacaattaataatgaatctTCCATTgtgctcaaaaaaaaatcagaagaAACTTCATTCACATCACCTCAAACATCAAcacaaattatttcaaaaccTCGACGAAAAGGACAAGTTGAaacagtttaa